DNA sequence from the Chrysiogenia bacterium genome:
CTGCTGGCGCGCCTCGAACGCGAAGGCCACGCCGAAGACGGGGAGGGAGGTCGCTGATGTTCTACCACCTCTTCGTCGATCTCGCAGACCGGTGGGCCATGCTCAACGTGTTCCGCTACATCACCTTCCGCACCCTGGGTGCGGCGATTACCGCATTCTGGATGGGCGTGCTGCTTGGGCCCTGGATGATCGAGCGCCTGCGCGTCCTCAAGGCCGGGCAGAGCATCCGCGACGATGGTCCCGAGACGCACCTGCAGAAGGCGGGCACCCCCACCATGGGCGGCGTGCTCATCCTGGCGGCAATCTTCGTGCCGACCCTGCTGTGGGCGCGGCTCGATACCGATTACGTGTGGATCGTGCTGGGTGTGACGGCTGTTTACGGCGCGCTCGGTTTTGCCGACGATTACCTCAAGGTCAAGCACAAGAATTCCAAAGGCGTGCCCGGCAAGGTGAAGCTGCTGGTGCAGACCGCCGGCGCGCTCGCGGCGGGCGCCTATCTCTACTACAGCGAGTTCGGCACCGACCTGGCGGTTCCCTTCTTCAAGGACTTCGATCCCGACCTTGGAATCGTCTTCATTCCCTTCGTGATTCTGGTGATCGTGGGGGCCTCCAATGCGGTGAATCTCACCGATGGTTTGGACGGCCTGGCGATCGGTCCGGTCATCACGACGACCGCGACCTATACGCTCTTTGCCTACATCGCGGGCAACGCGGTCTACAGCGAGTATCTGCTGGTGCCGAGCATCCCCGGCGTCGGCGAGCTGTGCGTGGTATGCGCCGCCGCCGTGGGCGCGGGGCTTGCGTTCCTCTGGTTCAATTCCTATCCGGCCGAGGTGTTCATGGGCGACGTGGGTTCGCTCGCACTCGGCGGCCTCATCGGCACGGTGGCCGTGCTGACCAAGCAGGAAATTCTTCTCGCCCTGGTGGGCGGGATCTTCGTGGTGGAGACGCTGAGCGTGATGATCCAGGTGTTCTGGTTCAAGCGCACCGGCGAGCGCGTGTTCAAGATGGCGCCGCTCCACCATCACTACGAGCTGCTGGGGTGGCCCGAGCCCAAAGTGATTGTTCGGTTCTGGATCATCTCCATCATTCTGGCACTGGCAGGGGTTTCGACCCTGAAGTTGAGGTAGGCGCGCGTGAATCTGAAGGACAAAACCGTGACGATCGTCGGCCTGGGCGCTGCCGGGCTGGCCGCTGCGCGCTTCTGCCTTGGGCAGGGCGCGCGCGTGCGCGTCACCGACGTCCGCGCGGAGTCCGAGCTGGCCGAAGCGCTCGCGACGCTTACTGGGGTCGAGCACTTCCTGGGCGCCCATCCCGAGGGCGCGTTCGAGGGCGCCGACATCGTGATGGTGAGCCCGGGCGTGCCGCTCTCAAGTGAGCCGCTGCGCCGCGCCGCTGCCGGCGGCCTGCGTCTTGTGGGCGACGTGGAATTCGCCGCGCCGTATCTGAGCGCGCCGACCATCGCCGTGACCGGTACCAACGGCAAGAGCACGGTGACCGCGCTGCTGGGCGAGATGCTTGCCGGCGCCGGTCGCAACGTATTTGTTGGCGCGAACCTGGGGCGCCCGGTCTTCGAGGCTGCCGGCGCGGACTTCGATGCGCTGGTACTGGAGCTTTCGAGCTACCAGATCGAGACGCTCGAATCCCTGCACCCCAAAGTGGCGCTGCTG
Encoded proteins:
- a CDS encoding phospho-N-acetylmuramoyl-pentapeptide-transferase; protein product: MFYHLFVDLADRWAMLNVFRYITFRTLGAAITAFWMGVLLGPWMIERLRVLKAGQSIRDDGPETHLQKAGTPTMGGVLILAAIFVPTLLWARLDTDYVWIVLGVTAVYGALGFADDYLKVKHKNSKGVPGKVKLLVQTAGALAAGAYLYYSEFGTDLAVPFFKDFDPDLGIVFIPFVILVIVGASNAVNLTDGLDGLAIGPVITTTATYTLFAYIAGNAVYSEYLLVPSIPGVGELCVVCAAAVGAGLAFLWFNSYPAEVFMGDVGSLALGGLIGTVAVLTKQEILLALVGGIFVVETLSVMIQVFWFKRTGERVFKMAPLHHHYELLGWPEPKVIVRFWIISIILALAGVSTLKLR
- the murD gene encoding UDP-N-acetylmuramoyl-L-alanine--D-glutamate ligase; this translates as MNLKDKTVTIVGLGAAGLAAARFCLGQGARVRVTDVRAESELAEALATLTGVEHFLGAHPEGAFEGADIVMVSPGVPLSSEPLRRAAAGGLRLVGDVEFAAPYLSAPTIAVTGTNGKSTVTALLGEMLAGAGRNVFVGANLGRPVFEAAGADFDALVLELSSYQIETLESLHPKVALLLNVTEDHLDRYDSFEHYRATKARLLALVPADGTAVVNLDDPAAMNSAQGIAARCVGFTLKNAQAPAGWGCVRLDGESARSAAGTHIDLSGSKLTGRHNLANLLAAVAAAEAFGLSDAQIEAGIAAFKGLPHRCEFVAEVSGVSYFDDSKGTNVGAVCESLKGFAGPVILVAGGVSKH